In a genomic window of Pelecanus crispus isolate bPelCri1 chromosome 1, bPelCri1.pri, whole genome shotgun sequence:
- the LOC104024358 gene encoding arylsulfatase D, which translates to MIWQLTSYWTSLAAPLILGLLLQPPLTQLSIIAQPNIVLLMADDLGIGDVGCYGNDTIRTPNIDRLAKEGVKLTQHISAAPLCTPSRAAFLTGRYPLRSGMDAINHYRVIFWNAGSGGLPPNETTFAKILQQQGYSTGLIGKWHQGLNCESRNDHCHHPLNHGFDYFYGMPFTLISDCQPTETPEMDRVFRRKLWLYTEMIGLVTLTAVLGRLTGLISVRWKTLTCLAGFSLLFFVSWFSSYGFVRYWNCIMMRNHEVTEQPMVTDRTTSLILRESISFIERNKHKPFLLFLSFLHSHTPLLTTEKFLGRSSHGLYGDNVEEMDWMVGQVLDAIDREGLKNTTLIYFASDHGGWLERKEGKRQLGGWNGIYRGGKAMGGWEGGIRVPGIFRWPGVLPAGTVIDEPTSLMDIYPTVVHLAGGVLPQDRVIDGRDLMPLLRGTVEHSEHEFLFHYCGIHLHAVRWHQKDSGAIWKAHYVTPVFRPLGAGACYDRGFCPCFGEGVTHHDPPLLFDLSRDPSEAKPLSADTEPLFHTVIRKIGRAIEEHRRTLTPVPEQLSLYNVVWKPWLQPCCGTFPFCWCDKEGDNKLADQ; encoded by the exons ATGATTTGGCAACTAACATCTTATTG GACATCCCTGGCCGCACCCCTGATTCTTGGTCTGCTTCTGCAGCCACCACTGACACAGCTTTCCATCATCGCACAGCCAAACATTGTCCTGTTGATGGCTGATGACCTTGGCATTGGGGATGTAGGTTGCTATGGGAATGATACTATCAG GACCCCAAACATTGATCGCCTGGCAAAGGAAGGAGTGAAACTGACCCAACACATCTCTGCGGCTCCACTTTGCACccccagcagagcagctttcCTCACTGGCAGATATCCCCTCCGATCAG GGATGGATGCCATAAACCATTACCGTGTTATTTTTTGGAATGCTGGCTCAGGAGGGCTTCCTCCGAATGAAACCACTTTTGCCAAAATACTGCAGCAGCAAGGCTACAGCACAGGACTGATAG GGAAGTGGCACCAAGGACTTAACTGTGAATCCCGCAATGACCATTGTCATCACCCTTTAAACCACGGGTTTGACTATTTTTATGGGATGCCTTTTACACTAATAAGTGACTGCCAACCAACGGAAACACCAGAGATGGACAGAGTCTTTAGAAGGAAACTCTGGCTTTACACTGAGATGATTGGCCTCGTTACACTCACCGCTGTCCTAGGAAGACTGACCGGCTTGATTTCAGTCCGCTGGAAAACGCTGACCTGCCTTGCTGGGTTTAGTCTCCTGTTCTTCGTATCCTGGTTCTCAAGTTACGGGTTTGTACGATACTGGAACTGCATTATGATGAGAAACCATGAAGTTACTGAGCAGCCAATGGTGACAGACAGGACTACGTCCCTTATCTTGAGAGAGTCCATTTCATTTATTGAAAG AAATAAGCACAAGCcattcctcctctttctttcctttttacacTCCCACACCCCTCTTCTCACCACAGAGAAGTTTCTTGGGAGGAGCAGCCATGGTTTATATGGAGACAATGTAGAGGAGATGGACTGGATGGTGG GCCAGGTTCTAGATGCTATTGACAGGGAAGGCTTGAAAAATACTACACTAATTTACTTTGCTTCTGATCATGGTGGAtggctggaaagaaaagaaggcaaaaggCAGCTGGGTGGCTGGAATGGAATATACAGAG GTGGAAAAGCTAtgggaggctgggaaggaggaatCCGAGTCCCAGGGATATTTAGATGGCCAGGAGTGTTACCTGCAGGCACAGTTATCGATGAACCTACAAGCCTTATGGACATTTATCCTACAGTAGTTCATCTGGCTGGAGGGGTGCTACCCCAGGACAG GGTAATTGATGGCCGGGATCTGATGCCTTTATTGCGAGGAACAGTTGAGCACTCAGAGCATGAGTTCCTGTTTCATTACTGTGGCATTCACTTACATGCTGTGCGGTGGCACCAGAAGGACA GTGGAGCCATCTGGAAGGCTCATTATGTGACCCCTGTCTTCCGTCCACTCGGGGCTGGGGCTTGTTATGATAGAGGATTTTGCCCATGTTTTGGGGAAGGTGTGACCCATCATGACCCTCCATTGCTGTTTGATCTCTCGCGAGACCCTTCTGAAGCCAAACCTCTGTCGGCTGACACCGAGCCCCTCTTTCACACTGTAATAAGGAAGATTGGAAGAGCCATAGAAGAGCATCGCAGGACGCTGACTCCAGTCCCAGAGCAGCTCTCCTTGTACAATGTCGTGTGGAAGCCGTGGCTGCAGCCATGCTGTGGGACGTTCCCATTCTGTTGGTGTGATAAGGAAGGTGATAATAAACTTGCTGACCAATAA